TGATGGGCGGCCGGGAGGATCGGGGGAACAGGAGGTACTGCGTTAATGAAAGATTTTAAAAGGGATAACTTATTGTTGTCGCTCTGCGGGCTGAACTGTGGTCTTTGCCCTATGCGGCTGGGGGATCACTGCCCCGGCTGCGGAGGGGGAGAGGGCAACCAGTCATGCCGGATAGCAAAATGCAGCCTGTCCCATGACAAGGTGGAATATTGCTGTGAATGCGGCAGTTATCCGTGCGGTAAGTATGAAGGCATCGATGAATTTGACTCCTTTATAACGCACCGCAACAGGAGGAAAGATCTTCAGAAGTTAAAGCAGGCAGGGGTGGATCTCTATGTGGCGGAGCAGGAAGAGAAAGTGCGCATACTCCGCTTTCTGCTGGAGAATTATAACGACGGGAGGCGCAAGAATTTTTTCTGTGTGGCCGTGAATCTTCTGGAACTGCAGGATATAAGACGGATCGTAGAGCAGGCCGAGGCGGAGACTAAGCAGGACGGATCAGAATTAAAAGAAAAGGCTGCCTGTATAGTGCGGTTATTCAGGGAAACGGCAGACGGGCAGAATATAGAGCTGAAACTGAGAAAAAAACCCGGTAAGAAATAATTTTACCGGGTTAAAACTTCTGCACCTTTCTCGGTGATCAGAACCATATATTCGATCTGCGCGGACAATCCGCCGTCCATTGTGTATACGGTCCAGCCATTTTTTTCATCTACATAAAAGTCCGGGCCGCCTTCATTTATCATAGGTTCTATTGTAAACATCATTCCGGGGACGAGCACCATTTCACTGCCCTTTGGTGTGACATAGCTTACATACGGGTCTTCGTGGAATTCAAGTCCGATTCCGTGTCCGCCGATGTCTTCCACTACAGAATAGCC
This is a stretch of genomic DNA from [Clostridium] hylemonae DSM 15053. It encodes these proteins:
- a CDS encoding DUF3795 domain-containing protein, translating into MKDFKRDNLLLSLCGLNCGLCPMRLGDHCPGCGGGEGNQSCRIAKCSLSHDKVEYCCECGSYPCGKYEGIDEFDSFITHRNRRKDLQKLKQAGVDLYVAEQEEKVRILRFLLENYNDGRRKNFFCVAVNLLELQDIRRIVEQAEAETKQDGSELKEKAACIVRLFRETADGQNIELKLRKKPGKK